A region of Anopheles merus strain MAF chromosome 2R, AmerM5.1, whole genome shotgun sequence DNA encodes the following proteins:
- the LOC121590475 gene encoding gonadotropin-releasing hormone receptor isoform X2 encodes MPPSFNLSTVTYELISGNVSAALENFTASMAGAFPFEGQQDPASSFARNASFTLGLGLANVIQLQQQQQQLHHSPHQYHQQVQHQPQPPSTPFANVSAGQNESLANLLLHPGVHQLSSGLVTLVGDIMTQSGDTILPREECDRLNISYAFENGTALEIPGLSCYEHAPTLSKSGVIRVIVLSAMAIVSLLGNVATMWNIQKNRKSRRVTRHNWSAIYSLIFHLSIADVLVTGFCLIGEAAWYYTVDWVAGNLLCKLFKLCQMFSLYLSTYVLVLVGVDRWVAVKYPMKSLNTARRCHRFLFVAYLLSFLLSTPQWMIFRVAKGPFVEDFYQCVTHGFYTDRWQEQLYTTFTLVFMFIIPLLILIGTYLSTFMTISSSEKIFRIDTSAVDRTTYYRRSDTNRQRLIHKAKMKSLRISVVIVVAFVVCWTPYYIMMLIFMFLNPTERFGEDLQSGIFFFGMSNSLINPLIYGAFHLVPIRQRRNQYNQHGRLCVLSAVVHLQPSQWPPAEPQPAHQVFQLALQPAGGDIAHVAGKGPPQPG; translated from the exons ATGCCGCCATCGTTTAACCTCTCCACGGTCACGTATGAGTTGATCTCGGGAAATGTATCTGCAGCGCTGGAAAACTTCACCGCCTCGATGGCGGGAGCGTTTCCATTCGAGGGCCAACAAGATCCAGCTTCGTCCTTTGCCCGCAACGCTTCCTTCACGCTCGGATTGGGTCTTGCGAATGTCAtccaactgcagcagcagcagcaacagctgcaCCATTCGCCCCATCAGTACCACCAACAGGTACAGCACCAACCACAGCCGCCTAGCACACCCTTTGCCAACGTAAGCGCCGGCCAGAACGAAAGCCTCGCcaatctgctgctgcacccGGGCGTCCATCAACTCTCAAGCGGGCTGGTAACGCTCGTCGGCGACATTATGACCCAGTCGGGCGATACGATACTGCCGCGGGAAGAGTGCGACCGGCTGAACATCAGCTACGCGTTCGAGAACGGCACCGCGCTGGAGATACCGGGCCTGAGCTGCTACGAGCATGCGCCGACCCTGTCCAAGTCGGGCGTGATCCGGGTGATCGTCCTGTCGGCGATGGCGATCGTGTCGCTGCTCGGCAACGTCGCCACCATGTGGAACATCCAGAAGAACCGCAAGTCGCGGCGCGTCACGCGCCACAACTGGAGCGCCATCTACTCGCTCATCTTTCACCTCTCGATCGCGGACGTGCTGGTGACGGGGTTCTGCCTGATCGGGGAGGCCGCCTGGTACTACACGGTGGACTGGGTCGCGGGCAACCTGCTCTGCAAGCTGTTCAAGCTGTGCCAGATGTTCAGCCTGTACCTGTCCACGtacgtgctggtgctggtcggCGTCGATCGCTGGGTCGCGGTCAAGTATCCGATGAAGTCGCTCAACACGGCCCGCCGCTGCCACCGGTTTCTGTTCGTCGCCTATCTGCTATCGTTTCTGCTCAGCACACCACAG TGGATGATATTTCGGGTGGCGAAAGGACCGTTTGTGGAGGACTTTTACCAGTGCGTAACCCACGGCTTCTACACCGACCGATGGCAGGAGCAGCTCTACACGACCTTCACGCTGGTGTTTATGTTCATCATTCCGCTGCTGATATTAATCGGTACCTATTTATCAACGTTCATGACGATCTCAA GTAGTGAAAAAATCTTCCGCATCGATACGTCGGCCGTCGACCGGACGACGTACTATCGGCGCTCCGACACGAACCGTCAGCGGCTGATACACAAGGCGAAGATGAAGTCCCTCCGGATATCCGTCGTCATCGTGGTGGCATTCGTCGTGTGCTGGACACCGTACTACATCATGATGCTGATATTCATGTTCCTGAATCCGACCGAGCGT TTCGGCGAGGATCTGCAGTCGGgcatcttcttcttcggcATGTCGAACAGCCTGATCAACCCGCTGATTTACGGTGCGTTTCACCTGGTGCCGATACGACAGCGACGCAATCAGTACAATCAACAT GGAAGGCTCTGTGTACTTTCAGCGGTCGTCCACCTTCAACCATCACAATGGCCACCAGCGGAACCTCAACCCGCACATCAAGTTTTCCAACTCGCACTCCAACCTGCCGGAGGAGATATCGCTCATGTCGCTGGAAAAGGACCTCCGCAGCCTGGATGA
- the LOC121590475 gene encoding vasopressin V1b receptor isoform X1, whose product MPPSFNLSTVTYELISGNVSAALENFTASMAGAFPFEGQQDPASSFARNASFTLGLGLANVIQLQQQQQQLHHSPHQYHQQVQHQPQPPSTPFANVSAGQNESLANLLLHPGVHQLSSGLVTLVGDIMTQSGDTILPREECDRLNISYAFENGTALEIPGLSCYEHAPTLSKSGVIRVIVLSAMAIVSLLGNVATMWNIQKNRKSRRVTRHNWSAIYSLIFHLSIADVLVTGFCLIGEAAWYYTVDWVAGNLLCKLFKLCQMFSLYLSTYVLVLVGVDRWVAVKYPMKSLNTARRCHRFLFVAYLLSFLLSTPQWMIFRVAKGPFVEDFYQCVTHGFYTDRWQEQLYTTFTLVFMFIIPLLILIGTYLSTFMTISSSEKIFRIDTSAVDRTTYYRRSDTNRQRLIHKAKMKSLRISVVIVVAFVVCWTPYYIMMLIFMFLNPTERFGEDLQSGIFFFGMSNSLINPLIYGAFHLVPIRQRRNQYNQHVREGSVYFQRSSTFNHHNGHQRNLNPHIKFSNSHSNLPEEISLMSLEKDLRSLDENVNQIHQKGAGGGGGGGGGGGGGGGGGGVGGGIGLSLGLGAAGVGGSRVKRRSFASKFLSFSRLLQRNHPTKL is encoded by the exons ATGCCGCCATCGTTTAACCTCTCCACGGTCACGTATGAGTTGATCTCGGGAAATGTATCTGCAGCGCTGGAAAACTTCACCGCCTCGATGGCGGGAGCGTTTCCATTCGAGGGCCAACAAGATCCAGCTTCGTCCTTTGCCCGCAACGCTTCCTTCACGCTCGGATTGGGTCTTGCGAATGTCAtccaactgcagcagcagcagcaacagctgcaCCATTCGCCCCATCAGTACCACCAACAGGTACAGCACCAACCACAGCCGCCTAGCACACCCTTTGCCAACGTAAGCGCCGGCCAGAACGAAAGCCTCGCcaatctgctgctgcacccGGGCGTCCATCAACTCTCAAGCGGGCTGGTAACGCTCGTCGGCGACATTATGACCCAGTCGGGCGATACGATACTGCCGCGGGAAGAGTGCGACCGGCTGAACATCAGCTACGCGTTCGAGAACGGCACCGCGCTGGAGATACCGGGCCTGAGCTGCTACGAGCATGCGCCGACCCTGTCCAAGTCGGGCGTGATCCGGGTGATCGTCCTGTCGGCGATGGCGATCGTGTCGCTGCTCGGCAACGTCGCCACCATGTGGAACATCCAGAAGAACCGCAAGTCGCGGCGCGTCACGCGCCACAACTGGAGCGCCATCTACTCGCTCATCTTTCACCTCTCGATCGCGGACGTGCTGGTGACGGGGTTCTGCCTGATCGGGGAGGCCGCCTGGTACTACACGGTGGACTGGGTCGCGGGCAACCTGCTCTGCAAGCTGTTCAAGCTGTGCCAGATGTTCAGCCTGTACCTGTCCACGtacgtgctggtgctggtcggCGTCGATCGCTGGGTCGCGGTCAAGTATCCGATGAAGTCGCTCAACACGGCCCGCCGCTGCCACCGGTTTCTGTTCGTCGCCTATCTGCTATCGTTTCTGCTCAGCACACCACAG TGGATGATATTTCGGGTGGCGAAAGGACCGTTTGTGGAGGACTTTTACCAGTGCGTAACCCACGGCTTCTACACCGACCGATGGCAGGAGCAGCTCTACACGACCTTCACGCTGGTGTTTATGTTCATCATTCCGCTGCTGATATTAATCGGTACCTATTTATCAACGTTCATGACGATCTCAA GTAGTGAAAAAATCTTCCGCATCGATACGTCGGCCGTCGACCGGACGACGTACTATCGGCGCTCCGACACGAACCGTCAGCGGCTGATACACAAGGCGAAGATGAAGTCCCTCCGGATATCCGTCGTCATCGTGGTGGCATTCGTCGTGTGCTGGACACCGTACTACATCATGATGCTGATATTCATGTTCCTGAATCCGACCGAGCGT TTCGGCGAGGATCTGCAGTCGGgcatcttcttcttcggcATGTCGAACAGCCTGATCAACCCGCTGATTTACGGTGCGTTTCACCTGGTGCCGATACGACAGCGACGCAATCAGTACAATCAACATGTAAG GGAAGGCTCTGTGTACTTTCAGCGGTCGTCCACCTTCAACCATCACAATGGCCACCAGCGGAACCTCAACCCGCACATCAAGTTTTCCAACTCGCACTCCAACCTGCCGGAGGAGATATCGCTCATGTCGCTGGAAAAGGACCTCCGCAGCCTGGATGAGAACGTGAACCAAATCCACCAGAaaggtgctggtggtggtggtggtgggggaggaggaggaggcggcggcggaggCGGAGGAGGTGTTGGCGGTGGGATCGGGCTCAGCCTAGGCCTAGGAGCGGCCGGTGTCGGCGGGTCACGGGTCAAGCGGCGCAGCTTTGCCAGCAAGTTCCTGTCCTTTTCCCGCCTGCTGCAACGAAACCATCCGACTAAGCTTTAA
- the LOC121590473 gene encoding RNA polymerase-associated protein CTR9 homolog: MAAPIEIPLRDTDEVIELDPEQLPEGEEVLGILRQERSQLNTWVTVALAYYKQKKTDDFIKILEASRVDANIHYRDFEKDQMRAYDMLAAYYVQEANREKSKDKKRDLFLKATLLYTTADKIIMYDQNHLLGRAYFCLLEGDKMDQADAQFNFVLNQSPSNIPSLLGKACIAFNKKDYRGALAFYKKALRTNPNCPAAVRLGMGHCFLKLSNPDKAKLAFQRALDLEPQCVGALVGLAILKLNLHEPESNRMGVQMLSKAYTIDSTNPMVLNHLANHFFFKKDYQKVQHLALHAFHNTENEAMRAESCYQLARAFHVQRDYDQAFQYYYQSTQFAPVNFVLPHFGLGQMYIYRGDSENAAQCFEKVLKAQPGNYETMKILGSLYATSTSQSKRDIAKNHLKKVTEQFPDDVEAWIELAQILEQNDLQGSLQAYGTATSILTEKVNADIPPEILNNVAALHYRLGNLDEAMSKLEQAIERAKIEAQHDAQYYDSISVSMTYNLARLYEAMAVFDKADKLYKDILKEHPNYIDCYLRLGCMARDKGLIFVASDFFKDALKINMENPDTRSLLGNLHLAKMQWTLGQKNFETILKNPATSSDAYSLIALGNFWLQSLHQPNRDKEKEKKHQEKALAIYKQVLRNDPKNIWAANGIGAVLAHKGCIIEARDIFAQVREATADFCDVWINIAHIYVEQKQYISAIQMYENCLKKFYRHNNVEVMQYLARAYFRAGKLKEAKMTLLKARRVAPQDTVLLFNIALVLQRLATFVLRDEKSVLSVVLQAVHELGLAHKYFTYLSVHGDKTRYNIALAETEANQCQDLLQQAQYHVSRARKIDEEERSLRQKQELEREEFKRRQAEDRRRMEEMRRKAHEEMLLKRQEYKEKTKNALFFAEPAPEAKKKGGRGRKDYISDSDASGGEVGGGGGSGGEEGSGAPKERKRKGEKKPRKSQGGGGGSRKRKEKARRGSGGDSDSEEEEGEGSRKRKKKGASGGQKKRQKAMDEGLSQKQKGRILSKATVSTSESDSDDSRLKIASGDESGGESGAPATKRKRRIASDDEDSDGSQRRSRSRSRSGSGSRSSRSRSGSGSRAGSRAGSGSRSRSRSRSRSRSRSGSAKGSRSRSRSGSGGSRSRSRSRSRSRSRSQSAGSRKSGSRSRSRSGSRASRGSRRSRSRSRSRSGSRSRSRSGSGSRQASPISRKSVSGSESE; encoded by the exons ATGGCTGCACCGATTGAAATCCCGCTGAGGGACACGGACGAG GTTATAGAGCTCGATCCGGAACAGCTTCCCGAGGGTGAAGAGGTGCTTGGCATCTTGCGGCAGGAGCGCTCCCAGCTCAATACGTGGGTGACAGTCGCG TTGGCGTACtacaagcaaaagaaaacagatgATTTCATCAAAATCCTCGAGGCGTCCCGCGTGGACGCCAACATCCACTATCGGGACTTTGAGAAGGACCAGATGCGTGCGTACGATATGCTGGCCGCGTACTACGTGCAGGAAGCCAACCGGGAAAAATCGAAGGACAAGAAGCGCGACCTGTTCCTGAAGGCGACGCTCCTCTACACGACCGCGGACAAGATCATCATGTACGATCAGAACCATCTGCTCGGTCGTGCGTACTTCTGTCTGCTGGAGGGCGACAAGATGGACCAGGCCGATGCACAGTTCAACTTTGTGCTGAACCAATCGCCCTCCAACATACCGTCCCTGCTCGGCAAGGCGTGCATTGCGTTCAACAAGAAGGACTACCGGGGTGCGCTGGCGTTCTACAAGAAGGCGCTACGAACCAACCCGAACTGTCCGGCCGCGGTACGGCTCGGTATGGGGCACTGCTTTCTGAAGCTGAGCAATCCGGACAAGGCGAAGCTAGCGTTCCAGCGGGCGCTCGACCTCGAGCCGCAGTGCGTCGGTGCGTTGGTCGGGCTGGCCATCCTGAAGCTGAACCTGCACGAGCCCGAATCGAACCGGATGGGCGTGCAGATGCTGTCCAAGGCGTACACGATCGATTCGACCAACCCGATGGTGCTGAACCATCTGGCGAACCATTTCTTCTTCAAGAAGGACTACCAGAAGGTGCAGCATTTGGCGCTGCACGCCTTCCACAATACGGAAAATGAAGCGATGCGTGCGGAAAGCTGCTACCAGCTGGCACGCGCCTTTCACGTGCAGCGCGACTACGATCAGGCGTTCCAGTACTACTATCAGTCGACGCAGTTTGCGCCGGTGAACTTTGTGCTGCCCCACTTTGGTCTCGGACAGATGTACATCTATCGTGGCGATTCGGAAAAT GCTGCACAGTGTTTCGAGAAGGTGCTGAAAGCACAGCCGGGCAATTACGAGACGATGAAGATTTTGGGCTCCCTGTACGCGACTTCCACCTCGCAGTCGAAGCGTGACATTGCCAAGAACCATCTGAAGAAGGTAACGGAGCAGTTCCCGGACGATGTGGAGGCGTGGATCGAGCTGGCCCAGATCCTCGAGCAGAACGATCTGCAGGGCTCGCTGCAGGCGTACGGCACCGCTACGAGCATCCTGACGGAGAAGGTGAACGCGGACATACCGCCCGAGATACTGAACAACGTGGCCGCCCTGCACTACCGGCTGGGCAATCTGGACGAGGCAATGTCGAAGCTAGAGCAGGCGATCGAGCGGGCCAAGATTGAGGCGCAGCACGACGCACAGTACTACGATTCCATCTCCGTCTCGATGACGTACAATCTGGCCCGGCTGTACGAAGCGATGGCCGTGTTCGACAAGGCGGACAAGCTGTACAAGGACATCCTGAAGGAGCACCCGAACTACATCGACTGCTACCTGCGGCTGGGGTGTATGGCCCGCGACAAGGGCTTGATTTTCGTGGCGTCCGATTTCTTCAAGGACGCGCTGAAGATCAACATGGAAAACCCGGACACCCGGTCGCTGCTCGGCAACCTGCATCTCGCCAAGATGCAGTGGACGCTGGGGCAGAAGAACTTTGAGACGATTCTGAAGAATCCGGCCACCTCGAGCGACGCCTACTCGCTCATCGCGCTCGGCAACTTTTGGCTGCAAAGCTTGCACCAACCGAACCGGGAcaaggagaaggaaaagaagcACCAGGAGAAGGCGCTCGCCATCTACAAGCAGGTGCTGCGCAACGATCCGAAGAACATATGGGCGGCGAACGGGATCGGCGCCGTGCTCGCGCACAAGGGCTGCATCATCGAGGCGCGCGACATCTTTGCGCAGGTGCGCGAAGCGACGGCCGACTTTTGCGACGTGTGGATCAACATTGCGCACATCTACGTGGAGCAGAAGCAGTACATTAGCGCGATCCAGATGTACGAAAACTGCCTGAAGAAGTTCTACCGCCACAACAACGTGGAGGTGATGCAGTACCTGGCCCGGGCCTACTTCCGGGCGGGCAAGCTGAAGGAGGCGAAGATGACGCTGCTGAAGGCGCGGCGCGTCGCACCGCAGGACACGGTGCTGCTGTTTAACATTGCGCTCGTGCTGCAGCGGCTCGCCACGTTTGTGCTGCGCGACGAGAAGTCCGTCCTGAGCGTGGTGCTGCAGGCGGTGCACGAGCTCGGGCTGGCGCACAAGTACTTTACCTACCTGTCCGTGCACGGCGACAAGACGCGGTACAACATTGCGCTGGCCGAGACGGAAGCGAACCAGTGCCAGGATCTGCTGCAGCAGGCGCAGTACCACGTGTCGCGGGCGCGCAAGATCGACGAAGAGGAGCGCTCGCTGCGCCAGAAGCAGGAGCTGGAGCGGGAAGAGTTCAAGCGCCGCCAGGCGGAGGATCGCCGCCGGATGGAGGAGATGCGCCGCAAGGCGCACGAGGAGATGCTGCTCAAGCGCCAGGAGTACAAGGAGAAGACGAAGAACGCACTGTTCTTTGCCGAGCCGGCGCCGGAGGCGAAGAAGAAGGGCGGCCGCGGACGGAAGGACTACATCTCCGACTCGGATGCAAGCGGCGGTGAGGTCGGTGGGGGTGGCGGTAGCGGCGGCGAGGAGGGCTCGGGAGCGCCCAAGGAGCGGAAGCGCAAGGGCGAGAAGAAGCCGCGCAAATCGcagggcggtggcggcggcagtCGGAAGCGCAAGGAGAAGGCACGCCGCGGAAGTGGGGGCGATTCGGAcagcgaggaggaggagggcgaAGGGTCGCGCAAGCGCAAGAAGAAGGGCGCATCCGGCGGGCAGAAGAAGCGCCAGAAGGCGATGGACGAAGGGCTGTCGCAGAAGCAGAAGGGACGCATCCTGTCGAAGGCCACCGTGTCGACGAGCGAGTCGGACAGCGACGACAGCCGGCTGAAGATAGCGAGCGGGGACGAGTCGGGCGGTGAGTCGGGCGCGCCGGCAACGAAGCGCAAGCGCCGCATCGCGTCGGACGATGAAGATTCGGATGGGTCGCAGCGTCGGTCGCGGTCCCGGTCGCGGTCCGGGTCGGGCTCACGGTCGTCCCGGTCGCGGTCGGGCTCGGGCAGCCGAGCCGGTAGCCGTGCCGGAAGTGGCTCGCGTAGCCGCAGCCGTTCGCGCAGCCGCTCCCGTAGCCGGTCGGGCAGTGCGAAAGGATCGCGCTCGAGAAGCCGTTCCGGATCGGGCGGAAGTCGCAGCCGTAGCCGGTCGCGTAGCCGGTCGCGTAGCCGCAGCCAGAGCGCTGGAAGCCGTAAGAGCGGCAGCCGTAGCCGCAGCCGCAGTGGAAGCCGTGCAAGCCGGGGAAGTCGACGGTCCCGTTCGCGGTCCCGCTCGCGGTCCGGATCGCGGTCCAGGTCGCGGTCGGGCTCGGGCAGCAGACAGGCATCGCCGATCTCGCGCAAGTCCGTCTCGGGCTCGGAATCGGAGTGA